From Toxorhynchites rutilus septentrionalis strain SRP chromosome 2, ASM2978413v1, whole genome shotgun sequence, a single genomic window includes:
- the LOC129767987 gene encoding tRNA (uracil-5-)-methyltransferase homolog A, whose product MEPESVVQDIPTLDPAGAKDGCKTTDEGTDKTNDVEKEDEFAYLDATGFTSERFKIEIKNLPKYYGISEMKKLLNVKLKLSTNKIKIMRPGCPFIFVCFRDESARQAAIKALDGFMWKGKKLHAIEAKPSPDPLVKRRNESAGDVVNIKKRRTLEESVTALSYLSYEDQLKQKQSEMRNVLTSFGNEAWRSCSSLRPYIEAQRKEHDGLPCQLEDIRASPKTDGYRNKCEFSIGKNEHGEIRVGFRVGSYSNGFLEVESPKNLKNVSDSMKYTVELFEEYVQQSKYEVYSAETYKGYFRQLTVRTSTDTGEIMVVVGIHPQSLSKEELQELKDSLVQCFSTEKAKEIGISSIYFEPMEKRMPGQNVNSVEHLYGETHIVDVIHGLQFRISPLAFFQINTPSAEVLYQCAIDMAQPSKQTSILDICCGTGTIGLCFAKHCKQVLGVEIIPQAIEDAQYNADLNKVDNCKFYAGNADDLLTCLIRNANIQQDESLVAIVDPPRAGLHIRSIAQLRNARGLDRLIYVSCSPKSAIKNWIDLMRPCSKELRGLPFVAKKAIPVDMFPHTPHCELLILFERKTERDGSDKALSTSENKTNEADEEELNSQTPTNESESTEEKNGNVQSTAGSPEKIEEESNKQVGS is encoded by the exons ATGGAGCCAGAATCGGTTGTTCAAGATATTCCAACACTGGACCCTGCTGGTGCGAAAGATGGATGTAAAACAACAGATGAGGGCACTGATAAAACCAACGACGTTGAGAAAGAGGATGAGTTTGCTTATCTTGACGCTACCGGCTTTACATCCGAACgcttcaaaattgaaataaagaaTCTGCCGAAGTATTATGGCATTAGT GAAATGAAGAAGCTGTTGAACGTAAAACTAAAGctttcaacaaacaaaataaagatAATGCGACCAGGGTGTCcctttatttttgtttgctttcGAGATGAATCCGCTCGACAGGCGGCTATTAAGGCATTAGATGGTTTCATGTGGAAGGGCAAGAAGTTACACGCAATCGAAGCAAAACCATCCCCTGACCCGTTGGTCAAGCGAAGAAACGAATCCGCCGGTGACGTAGTGAACATCAAGAAGAGGAGAACTCTCGAAGAATCGGTCACTGCTCTGTCGTACCTTAGTTACGAAGACCAGCTGAAGCAAAAACAATCCGAGATGAGGAATGTATTAACATCTTTCGGTAACGAAGCTTGGCGCTCCTGTTCTTCTCTGAGGCCTTACATTGAAGCGCAAAGGAAAGAACATGATGGGCTTCCCTGCCAACTTGAGGATATTCGTGCATCCCCGAAAACGGATGGTTACAGGAATAAGTGCGagttttcaattggtaaaaatgAGCACGGCGAAATTCGAGTGGGTTTTCGCGTAGGAAGCTATTCAAATGGTTTCCTTGAAGTGGAATCCCCCaagaatttgaaaaatgtcTCGGATTCAATGAAATATACAGTTGAGCTTTTCGAGGAATACGTTCAGCAGTCCAAGTATGAAGTATATAGTGCGGAGACATACAAAGGCTATTTCCGACAGCTGACTGTTCGAACATCGACTGATACTGGTGAGATTATGGTTGTCGTTGGTATTCATCCGCAATCTCTAAGTAAGGAGGAACTGCAGGAGTTGAAAGACAGTCTGGTTCAATGCTTCTCGACGGAGAAAGCTAAGGAAATCGGAATCAGTTCAATATACTTTGAACCAATGGAAAAACGAATGCCAGGACAGAATGTAAATTCTGTAGAACATCTTTATGGAGAGACACATATAGTTGATGTTATTCATGGGCTCCAATTTCGTATTAGTCCATTAGCTTTCTTCCAAATCAACACTCCTAGTGCTGAGGTTTTATATCAATGTGCAATCGATATGGCACAGCCCTCGAAGCAAACAAGTATTCTAGACATTTGCTGTGGCACTGGGACGATTGGACTTTGCTTCGCCAAACATTGTAAACAGGTTCTGGGGGTCGAGATAATTCCACAAGCTATTGAAGATGCGCAGTACAATGCAGATCTCAATAAGGTGGACAACTGTAAATTTTACGCTGGAAACGCTGATGATCTTCTCACGTGTTTGATTCGAAATGCCAACATTCAACAAGATGAAAGTTTGGTAGCGATTGTGGATCCTCCCCGCGCTGGACTAC ATATACGTTCAATCGCTCAATTGCGAAATGCTCGAGGACTCGATCGTTTGATCTACGTGTCATGTTCGCCAAAAAGCGCAATAAAGAATTGGATCGATTTGATGCGACCTTGCTCGAAGGAATTACGCGGGCTTCCGTTTGTTGCCAAGAAGGCCATCCCGGTGGATATGTTCCCACACACGCCCCATTGTGAATTGTTGATCCTGTTTGAGCGCAAAACCGAACGAGATGGATCGGATAAGGCATTATCAACGTCTGAAAACAAAACGAATGAAGCCGACGAAGAAGAGCTCAATTCGCAAACTCCGACAAATGAGAGTGAATCGACGGAAGAGAAGAATGGTAACGTGCAATCAACGGCGGGTAGTCCGGAGAAG ATTGAAGAAGAAAGTAATAAGCAAGTTGGATcataa
- the LOC129767741 gene encoding beta-1,3-glucan-binding protein 2-like, with translation MFSGMFPPIALVFVLQLMLVCETTPRRAIRYRPPKPRFEVYKPKGLIVWIPAENGITQFSFHAKLNQRFWDDYESGHWAQTINRPKDGRFVFVDRKAELKLGDTIYFRTMITHNGVTYRGNHGIYEVSRYSGSNAGAGGGSRFPLSSSTLPPFVYKNNERRTKGVDQDAYVPMGPFDYESGEHRSPPLIRTRTIATQTSEEEIGHKECDRAQTMINGRKICSGRLIFEENFDTRLLNQQKWRIENRFASDPDNEFVVYADFQENIQLRNGKLVIKPTLFEDKFGAGSINTKFMFAEECTGVLNSRDCIRDRQIDFDMIPPILSAQISTYNSFKFIYGKILIRAKLPKGDWIFPQLYLRPSSEFYGRDEYASGLIRIAFIPGGPRLRNQLSGGLILNNVEPLRSAKICTLTRTYNWSENYHQFGLSWSPRGIYMEVDGEVYCHIEPEQGFYKEIVSSKPQIANLWKLSRNPMAPFDKEFYISLGVGVGGHYDFHDFQGKPWKDLSVKAMHSFWSARGNWYPTWNLDSALLVDYIKVYAI, from the exons ATGTTCAGTGGAATGTTTCCTCCAATTGCTTTGGTCTTCGTGCTCCAGTTAATGCTGGTTTGTGAAACGACACCACGCCGGGCGATTCGCTATCGACCACCAAAACCCCGATTTGAAGTGTACAAGCCAAAAGGTTTAATTGTATGGATCCCTGCCGAAAATGGTATCACTCAGTTCTCATTCCATGCCAAGCTTAACCAACGCTTTTGGGATGATTATGAAAGTGGTCACTGGGCCCAAACTATCAATCGACCTAAAGATGGTCGATTTGTGTTTGTCGATCGCAAAGCGGAACTTAAGCTGGGAGACACAATTTACTTCCGAACGATGATTACGCATAACGGTGTGACGTATCGTGGGAACCATGGAATTTATGAGGTCAGCAGATACAGCGGAAGTAATGCAGGAGCAGGTGGGGGAAGCCGATTCCCGTTGTCTAGTTCAACATTGCCTCCTTTCGTTTACAAGAACAATGAAAGGAGAACGAAAGGTGTCGATCAGGATGCGTACGTACCAATGGGTCCGTTCGATTACGAATCGGGAGAACACCGTTCGCCACCCTTAATTCGTACCAGAACAATCGCAACGCAAACGAGTGAGGAAGAAATAGGACATAAAGAATGTGATAGAGCTCAAACGATGATCAATGGAAGGAAGATATGTAGTGGAAGGCTGATCTTTGAGGAAAACTTTGATACTAGACTGTTGAATCAGCAAAAGTGGCGCATCGAGAATCGCTTCGCCTCGGACCCC GACAACGAATTTGTCGTGTACGCCGATTTCCAGGAAAATATTCAACTACGCAATGGAAAGCTTGTAATAAAACCTACGTTGTTTGAGGATAAATTTGGCGCAGGGTCAATTAATACTAAGTTCATGTTTGCTGAAGAATGCACGGGAGTACTGAACTCTCGAGACTGCATACGAGATCGCCAGATCGATTTTGATATGATTCCACCGATACTATCAGCACAAATTTCGACTTACAATTCGTTCAAGTTTATATACGGAAAGATTCTCATCAGAGCAAAACTGCCCAAAGGTGATTGGATATTCCCAC AACTTTACCTGAGACCAAGCAGCGAATTTTATGGACGGGATGAATACGCGTCGGGGTTGATACGAATTGCATTTATCCCCGGTGGACCCCGACTTCGAAATCAATTGTCTGGTGGATTGATATTGAACAACGTGGAGCCTCTTCGCAGCGCCAAAATATGTACCCTAACTAGAACTTACAACTGGAGTGAAAATTATCATCAGTTTGGCCTAAGTTGGAGCCCGCGCGGCATTTACATGGAAGTTGATGGAGAGGTTTACTGTCACATTGAACCGGAACAAGGATTCTACAAAGAGATAGTATCCAGCAAGCCACAAATTGCCAATCTGTGGAAGCTTAGTCGAAATCCGATGGCTCCATTCGATAAAGAGTTCTACATAAGCTTGGGTGTAGGAGTTGGCGGACACtatgattttcacgatttcCAAGGCAAACCGTGGAAAGATCTGTCCGTTAAAGCAATGCATAGCTTTTGGAGTGCACGCGGCAACTGGTATCCGACGTGGAATTTGGATAGTGCATTACTTGTAGATTATATAAAGGTGTACGCGATTTAA